The Mycteria americana isolate JAX WOST 10 ecotype Jacksonville Zoo and Gardens unplaced genomic scaffold, USCA_MyAme_1.0 Scaffold_66, whole genome shotgun sequence genome has a segment encoding these proteins:
- the LOC142404035 gene encoding feather keratin Cos2-3-like isoform X1 has protein sequence MSFSENYYFHRGSLGLRQRRPGIKASLSPCSLIHFSCLLLLGNQVHLQHRDMSCYDQCLPCRPCGPTPLANSCNEPCVRQCQNSTVVIQPSPVVVTLPGPILSSFPQNTIVGSSTSAAVGSILSCDGVPITSGCCDLSGISSRYCGRRCPPC, from the exons ctctgggcctgcGGCAACGAAGGCCAGGTATAAAAGCCAGCCTAAGTCCCtgctctctcatccacttctcttgcctccttctccttggcAACCAG gtgcacctccagcacAGAGACATGTCATGCTACGACCAGTGCCTGCCATGCCGGCCCTGTGGCCCCACCCcactggccaacagctgcaatgagccctgtgtcaggcagtgccagaactccaccgtcgtcatccagccctcccctgtggtggtgaccctgcctggccccatcctcagctccttcccacagaacaccatTGTGGGCTCttccacctccgctgctgttggcagcatcctcagctgtgatggagtgcccatcacctctgggtgctgtgacctctctggcatttccagccgctactgtGGCAGAAGGTGCCCCCCCTGCTAA
- the LOC142404035 gene encoding feather keratin Cos2-3-like isoform X2, with product MSCYDQCLPCRPCGPTPLANSCNEPCVRQCQNSTVVIQPSPVVVTLPGPILSSFPQNTIVGSSTSAAVGSILSCDGVPITSGCCDLSGISSRYCGRRCPPC from the coding sequence ATGTCATGCTACGACCAGTGCCTGCCATGCCGGCCCTGTGGCCCCACCCcactggccaacagctgcaatgagccctgtgtcaggcagtgccagaactccaccgtcgtcatccagccctcccctgtggtggtgaccctgcctggccccatcctcagctccttcccacagaacaccatTGTGGGCTCttccacctccgctgctgttggcagcatcctcagctgtgatggagtgcccatcacctctgggtgctgtgacctctctggcatttccagccgctactgtGGCAGAAGGTGCCCCCCCTGCTAA